The Antarcticibacterium sp. 1MA-6-2 genome has a window encoding:
- a CDS encoding MATE family efflux transporter, protein MFGAISSIIIGILGFTFARDILELMGASEGVLAIGVPYTKVIFAGNTAIMLLFLINGAFRGAGQPHLAMNTLWLSNGLNIVLDPLLIFGIGNFEGMGLEGAAWATTIGRSTGVIYQLYHLFNAKHRLVILRDNLKVRMGTMRKIISISVKRHGSVFNRVAQLDCDN, encoded by the coding sequence CTGTTTGGCGCAATAAGTTCTATAATTATTGGTATTCTGGGGTTTACCTTCGCGAGGGATATATTGGAGCTTATGGGCGCGAGTGAAGGTGTACTGGCAATTGGAGTGCCCTACACTAAAGTGATTTTTGCAGGGAACACTGCGATCATGTTGTTGTTCCTAATAAACGGGGCCTTCCGGGGGGCGGGCCAGCCGCACCTGGCGATGAATACCTTATGGCTAAGCAATGGATTAAATATAGTATTGGATCCATTGCTCATCTTTGGAATTGGCAATTTCGAAGGAATGGGGCTGGAAGGAGCTGCCTGGGCAACCACTATAGGGCGAAGTACAGGGGTTATTTACCAGTTGTACCACCTCTTCAACGCAAAGCACCGACTCGTTATCCTGCGGGATAATTTAAAAGTGAGAATGGGGACTATGCGAAAGATCATTTCAATATCAGTTAAGCGGCATGGGTCAGTTTTTAATAGAGTCGCTCAGCTGGATTGCGATAATTAG